GCTCATATTGAATAAGAGCCCAGATCTCCTCGTCGGACAAGACCGAACCGAATGCAATCATAGCGGTCCCAGGTGAACCATATTTGATGGCCCAGAAGACTTCCCCTTCGGTACGATGGCGCCAAAAACCATGATGCTGAAAGTTACGCGGCGCGGGATTCATACTGACAGCTCCCGGCCCTTTGCCGTCTCCATCTATTCCATGGCAGGTGACACAGCCACCCTTGCCGTTGTAGACCGACTTGCCCTGCTCAATCACCTCGGAAGAGTGAGCCAAGGGATTCCTCAGCGCTCTTGCTTCAGCCAATTTATCGGCAGGTACGACTGGTTGCATCATGTGCCGCTCCGCAGCCCAAGCCGTGATCTCAACACACATCACGACGGCGATGAACGCGAACAGTCTCATCTTCATTCCAGAGTCCCTTTCGGTCATACCACAACTGTCTTTCAGGCGTTAGAGATCCAGCTCCACCATCTTGCGGTGGAATCGAGTAATGACGTTCGGATCAGGTGTCAACCTGATCTGAGCTTCGTCCTTTCCTTTGTACGGCAGCAGATTCAGGACATACCGCAAGCTTTCCAGTCGCGCAGCCTGCTTGTCGTTCGCTTGCACGATGATCCAGGGGCTAAAGGTCGAGTGCGTTTTGCTGAACATTTCCTCTTTGCAACGGGTATAGGCGTCCCACAGTTCCTGCGCTTTTTCATCGACCGGACTCAGCTTCCACTGCTTGAGCGGATTCTGCCGCCTCGCTTCAAATCGCCTGGCTTGTTCATCCTTGGAGATGGAGAACCAGAACTTGATGATGGTGACCCCGTCTTCATAGAGCATGTGCTCGAATTCCGGAACCTGCTGAAGAAATCGCTGGTGCTCTTTTTTTGTACAGAATCCCATCACCGGCTCGACCACAGCGCGGTTGTACCAACTCCGGTCGAAGAACACGATTTCACCTCTGTTCGGCAGCTGGTGAATATAGCGTTGGAAATACCACTGGCCCCGTTCTGCATCGGTCGGCTTCGGTAGCGCCACGACTCGCATCGCGCGAGGATTCAGATGCTCGGTGAACCGTCGGATCGTACCGCCTTTTCCAGCCGCATCCCGTCCTTCGACCAAAATAGCGATGCGCTCCCCGTTGCTCTGAATCCATCGCTGCAGCCTGACCAATTCAACCTGCAACTGTCGTAAGTCCTGTTCGTATAGCAGGGTCTTGCGCACTTCCTCGATATCGACGGCTTTGTTTGCAAGGAGTTTCAGAAACCCTTTTCTTGTATTGACCCTTCGAAGATCATCCGCCGTCAAGGCATAGCCTGGGTCACCGATGCGTCCGAGCCCCTGAGAGATCAAGGTGCTGCGCGGAACCCGGTACCCGTCTCCCTCCCTCGGCACCTTCGTGGGAATCGTCTCCAACTCGCTTGCATCGGTACCGGGTGCGGACGGCACGAGGTCGTCGATGTCCTCTGAATCCGCTTGCTCCTTGCGATCTCGTGACTTCCTTGACGATTCTCCACTCGCTGCCATGAGAAACCTCCTTGGCCCAAAGAATCAAAACATCACGTTCCGATCTCGCTCTGCCACGGCCTTGATATAGTCCGGCATGCCTTTGATAGAAGCACCAGCCACCAGATCCGCCGCATTGACCTGACGAGCCACCGCACAGGCCCCGCAGACCCAGATCTGCACACCAGCCGCCTGGACTGCGGCAAGCAGATCTTTCAGTGGCGTCAAATTCACGCCGATGACATGATCCGCCACGCCCTTCCGCCCCAACGTCACCGCTTCGTTCCAGAGCCACAACACCACATCGTGTCCTTGCTCTTTTGCTGTCTTGGCGGCCATCAAGGGCAAGGTTGCCATGGTAGGGTCGTCGGTTCCTCGGCTACCCGAGATAATGAATGTCGCCATGTTGCAACCCTCCGTCTTTTGTTGTTCGTGAAGTGTATTGGCCAACGATCGATGCAATGGATCAGCTGTCGTACTTACTGGTCCGACTGAGTATCGCTTCCCGCCTCACAAATCATGGTTTCTCTGGTGTGAATGCGGGTTTAACTTGATCCCAATATTCGGCGTCACGGAGATCGACTGATGCACCGTACACCCGTGGGCGACCTTCAGCAGTCGCTCCCGCTGATCTGCCGTGATGCGGTGGGGAAGATGAATCGCAATGTCGACACGGCCAACACGATGTGGCCCCTCCGCCATCGCCCATTCCGCCTCGACAGACAAGCCGTCTCGGGCGATACCGTGTCGCCCGCAGAATTGCCCGACGAAGTATGCAACACAACTTGCGACGGACCCTACATAGAGCTCTACAGGCCCCATACCGGCATCCTGCCCTCCATCCTCGACCGGCTGGTCG
This portion of the Nitrospira sp. genome encodes:
- a CDS encoding cytochrome c; amino-acid sequence: MKMRLFAFIAVVMCVEITAWAAERHMMQPVVPADKLAEARALRNPLAHSSEVIEQGKSVYNGKGGCVTCHGIDGDGKGPGAVSMNPAPRNFQHHGFWRHRTEGEVFWAIKYGSPGTAMIAFGSVLSDEEIWALIQYERTFAGKHGPGMMGHGEGMGPMMGSDGGMGGRGGMGHRGRRGGSDE
- the ppk2 gene encoding polyphosphate kinase 2; this translates as MAASGESSRKSRDRKEQADSEDIDDLVPSAPGTDASELETIPTKVPREGDGYRVPRSTLISQGLGRIGDPGYALTADDLRRVNTRKGFLKLLANKAVDIEEVRKTLLYEQDLRQLQVELVRLQRWIQSNGERIAILVEGRDAAGKGGTIRRFTEHLNPRAMRVVALPKPTDAERGQWYFQRYIHQLPNRGEIVFFDRSWYNRAVVEPVMGFCTKKEHQRFLQQVPEFEHMLYEDGVTIIKFWFSISKDEQARRFEARRQNPLKQWKLSPVDEKAQELWDAYTRCKEEMFSKTHSTFSPWIIVQANDKQAARLESLRYVLNLLPYKGKDEAQIRLTPDPNVITRFHRKMVELDL
- a CDS encoding DsrE family protein — its product is MATFIISGSRGTDDPTMATLPLMAAKTAKEQGHDVVLWLWNEAVTLGRKGVADHVIGVNLTPLKDLLAAVQAAGVQIWVCGACAVARQVNAADLVAGASIKGMPDYIKAVAERDRNVMF
- a CDS encoding OsmC family protein yields the protein MKLTATFHGGTRYDIVSGKHRIITDQPVEDGGQDAGMGPVELYVGSVASCVAYFVGQFCGRHGIARDGLSVEAEWAMAEGPHRVGRVDIAIHLPHRITADQRERLLKVAHGCTVHQSISVTPNIGIKLNPHSHQRNHDL